Proteins from one Lepidochelys kempii isolate rLepKem1 chromosome 6, rLepKem1.hap2, whole genome shotgun sequence genomic window:
- the LOC140912978 gene encoding uncharacterized protein — MGSSLSALQVQHRNELQYLLRKAQHDCPARELTLLLQEVRAKCPWYPEAGSLKLADWERLGQTLHKEPRAPVQALHAWHLCCDMVQRVASDRPSLARLVLSPPPSAPAVIPPPGDATQRVALERPSSAPTEELPILPPPSAPAAIPPPASPPVPLLPPPPWPSPPEPVCDHPPPMGPPGESSASAQKLSLVQQMVHAAKARSDLTAEELADLVSVCPVTWQNDDQGNPVGTWTTLPYSVVREDRCGFQPGACDQHLNNMAWHQGLSNPIPEFQLTLEETALPPESTTAGRKRRRRNVPSQPVTGGAVKALVATAQRKLAADQQPETPKTLFVAILAQITANSVMIVCLLCLLFSVGVGSEAPPPLQARRRIRYCSLLMLIFSPSILAWLIGARPTILCLARLYSFTHRTRPGLTMSPVRV, encoded by the exons atgggaagctccctctctgctttgcaagtgcaacaccgtaatgagctgcagtatttgctgcgtaaggctcagcatgactgcccggctcgagaactcactctcctgctacaggaggtgcgtgccaagtgcccgtggtatcctgaagctggaagccttaagttagcggactgggagcgattgggccagacattgcacaaagagcctcgggcacccgtgcaggctttacatgcctggcacctctgctgcgacatggtacagcgtgtcgcctcagacagaccctccctcgcgaggctggtgctctcgccgcccccgtccgcccctgcagtcatcccccctcctggcgatgcgacacagcgtgtcgccttggaaaggccctcttcagcaccaacagaggagctgccgatcctgccacccccgtccgctcctgcagccatccctccccctgcttcgcccccagtgcctctattaccaccgcctccctggccttccccaccggagccggtgtgtgatcaccctccccccatggggccccccggagagtcatctgcatctgctcagaagctttcgctggtgcaacaaatggttcacgcagcgaaagctcgatcagatcttacagcagaggagctggctgatctggtctccgtttgcccagtgacctggcagaatgatgaccagggcaaccccgtgggcacctggaccactctgccatactcggtggttagagag gaccgttgtgggttccagcccggtgcgtgcgaccagcacttaaacaacatggcatggcaccaggggctgtcgaatcccataccagagtttcagctgaccttggaggagaccgcgttgccccccgagtcgacaacggcgggacggaaacggaggaggcgtaacgtcccaagccagcccgtgacagggggagcagtaaaagcattggtcgccacggctcaacgaaaactggcagcagatcagcagccagaaactcctaagactttgtttgtggcgattctcgcccaaatcactgctaattctgtgatgattgtgtgccttttgtgcctgctattttctgtaggggttggctcggaagcgcctcccccgttacaagcccgaaggagaataagatactgctctttgcttatgctaatcttttctcccagtattttagcatggctaattggggcccggccaactatactctgcctcgcacggctatattccttcacacaccgtacccggccggggctcacaatgtcacctgtgcgcgtgtag